CGGGATCGTCGAGAAAATAGGTAAAATTGTTGTAGAGCCGCAGCGACGAGTTGATCACATAGGCGTTGATCTTGCTCTGCCCGTATTCGCTCGATTGCGCCCAGTTGCCCGACAGCGAAAACCGGCTCGACGTGCCGCCATCGGTCGGGTCGAGCGAACCTAACCGGCCGATCAGGCCCTGGTCGATCGCACGCTGCGCCACCTGATCGGTCGAATTCCAGCCATTGGAATAGGCCATCGCCGACAACGAGAACCCGTCGGTGGCAGTGCCCTGGCTGTAGCGCAGCACGCCGTTGAGCTTGCGCACATTATCAGGCACGTTCCACGGACCATCAGACGCGACGCCCTCCAACGCGGCGAGCAATGTGCCCGCGCCCACGGCCGTCGAACCCGCCACCAGCGCGCGACGGTAGCCAAAGCTGCCGAACGTCAGCTCGGCGATGTTCTTCGGCAACTTGTTGACGTAATCGATCGCGACCGATCCGGCGGAGCCGAAGTCGCCGACGTCGGCAAAGTACGGCCCCTTTCGGACATTCACCGATTGGATCAGCTCCGGGATCATGAAATTGATATCGGCATAGCCTTGGCCATGACCATGGGTCGGCATGTTGACGGGCATGCCGTCGACGCTGATGGCGAGATCAGTGCCGTGGTCCAGGTTAAAGCCGCGCAGAAAATACTGGTTGGCTTTGCCCTCGCCGGAATGCTGGGTGACGATCAGCCCCGGCACCGCCTCCAACGCCTCGCCGGGGCGCAGGAAAGGCCGGGCGTTCACCTCGGCGCCGCTGATGGTTATGGCGCTGGCCGCGGTTGGTTGCATGTAGGCCGGCCCCGCGGTCGCAGACCCGGAAGTGACGCCGCCGCCGACCTGCGGTGGGACAGGCGCGATGGGCTGAACCGCGGATGGATTTCGCGCGGTCTGCTGACGGCGCGGCGGCTTGGGCCGGTTGCGTGGCCGCGCTTCGGGGGCATTTACTGTGACGGCGGGAAGCTGGCCGGCCCCTCCCGCAACGGCGTTCTGCGCGTCTGCCGCCGGGACCGTGACCAACAATGAAGCTGCGGCGGAAAATGTCCCCCAAACAGTCCTACGCAACGCTCATGCCCCGCATGATAACTGTTACAATCGGCGCGCGGCCGCATCAGTTCGACTTGACCCGGCGCCTCATGCTAGCAAGCGCGGTATGACGATACAATATAAATGTCATACCGCGCCAGGACGGAAATTTGGGATGCAACGGATCACCATCACCATCGAAGACGAACTGCTCTCCGAAATCGACGCGGCGGCGGAAGCGCGCGGCTATCAGAACCGCTCCGAGATCATTCGCGATCTCGCCCGCGCCGGCCTGCAGCAGAGCGCCGAGGACGCACCCCAGTCAGGCCAATGCGTCGCAGCCCTGGTCTATGTCTACGATCACGCCGCGCGTGACCTGTCGAAACGGCTGGTGCAGAATTTTCATGGCCACCACGATCTGTCGCTGGCGACGCTCCACGTGCATCTCGACGACGACAGTTGCATGGAGGTCACGGCGCTGAAGGGCGCCAGCGGCGAGGTCCGGCATCTGGCTGACCACATCATCGCCGAGCGCGGCGTGCGCTACGGCCGCGTGGTGATGATCCCGACGGTATCAGACAAGAAGCCGAAGGCGCGCAAGCACGACCATCGCCACGACTGAGGCGCTTCGCTACCTTACCTGTCGGAACGGCCGATCACGGCCATCAGTTCGGCGATCTTTTCGCGCTGGTCGGCCTTGCTGCCGCTGGTAATCGCGTGTTCGACGCAATGCGACACGTGATCCCGCAAGACCTCTTCCTCGACGCGCCGCAGCGCGGCCCGCACGGCCGATATCTGCGTGACGATGTCGATGCAGTAGCGATCCTCGTCGACCATCTTTGAGAGGCCGCGGACCTGACCCTCGATCCGGCTGAGGCGCTTTTGACAGGATGCCTTGATGTCTTTTCGCATGGGGCCTATATACCCCCTGAGGGTATATGTTTCAAGCGCCGGAGAAGGCAGTGAACGAAGACAAGAAGGGCGCCTGCTGTGGCGGCCACAGTCACGCTGACCACGGCCACCACGATCATCACGCCCACACCGTTGCGACCGTGCACGATCCGGTTTGCGGCATGACTGTGAACCCCGCGACCAGCAAGCATCGCTTCGAGTACAAGGGCGAGACCTTCCATTTCTGCTCGGCCGGCTGCCGCACCAAATTCGCCGCCGATCCCGTCTCCTATTTGGAAAAGGACAGCAGGCCGAAAGCCGCGGTGCCGGAAGGCACGATCTACACCTGCCCGATGCATCCCGAGATCCGCCAGGTCGGCCCCGGAAGCTGCCCGATCTGCGGCATGGCGCTCGAGCCGGAGGTCGCGAACCTCGATGCGCCGCCCAATCCGGAACTCGCTGACATGACGCGCCGGTTCTGGATCGGCCTCGTGCTTGCGCTGCCCGCGGTCGTGCTGGAAATGGGCGGGCATCTCGTCGGCGGCCATGGCTTCCTTGATCAGACGCTGTCGAACTGGATCCAGTTCGCGTTCGCCACACCCGTCGTGCTGTGGGCCGGCTTGCCGTTCTTCGTGCGCGGCTGGCAATCGCTGGTCACACGCAATCTCAACATGTTCACGCTGATCGCTGTCGGCACCGGCGTGGCCTATGTCTACAGCGTCGTCGGCACCATAGCGCCCGGAACTTTTCCGGTGACCTTCCGCGGCCATGGCGGCGCGGTCGCCGTTTATTTCGAATCCGCGGCTGTCATCACCGTGCTGGTGCTGCTCGGCCAGGTGCTCGAACTCCGTGCACGCGAAGCCACTTCAAGCGCGATCAAGGCGCTGCTGCAGCTCGCGCCGAAAACCGCGCGCCGGATCGGCGACGATGGCGTGGACCATGAGGTGGAAATCGATTCGCTGGCAGTCGGCGACAAATTGCGGGTGCGTCCGGGCGAAAAGGTGCCGGTAGACGGCGTCATCCTCGAAGGCCGTTCCTCGCTCGACGAATCGCTGGTGACCGGCGAATCCATGCCCGTGACCAGGGAAGCCGGCAGCAAGGTCATCGCGGGCACGCTCAACCAGTCTGGTGGGTTCGTGATGCGCGCCGACAAGGTCGGACGCGACACGCTGCTTTCCCAGATCGTGAAGATGGTGGCCGACGCGCAGCGTTCCCGCGCGCCGATCCAGCGGCTGGCCGATCAGGTTTCCGGCTGGTTCGTGCCGATCGTCATCCTCGTGGCGCTGATCGCGTTCGGCGCCTGGGCCTGGTTTGGGCCGGAGCCACGCATGGCGTTCGGCCTTGTCGCCGCGGTCAGCGTGCTCATCATCGCCTGCCCCTGCGCGCTCGGCCTGGCCACGCCGATGTCGATCATGGTCGGCGTCGGGCACGGCGCGCAGGCCGGCGTGCTGATCAAGAACGCCGAAGCGCTGGAGCGTATGGAGAAGATCGATACGCTGGTCGTCGACAAGACGGGAACGCTGACCGAGGGCAAGCCGAAGGTTGTCGCCATCGTGCCGGCAGAGGGATTTGAGGAAATCGACATTCTGCGGCTGGCCGCGGGCGTCGAGCGCGCCAGCGAGCATCCGCTGGCGGATGCCATCGTGCGGGCGGCCAAAGAGCGTAATCTCGATCTCGGCAAGGTGGAAGAATTCAACTCCCCGACGGGCAAGGGCGCGACTGGTAAGGTCGACGGCAAGGCGATCGTGCTCGGCAATGCAAACTTCCTGCAATCGCTCGGCATCGACGCTCAGTCATTGAACGATCAGGGCGAGCGTCTGCGCGGCGACGGCGCGACCGTGATCAACATGGCGGTTGACGGCAAGCTCGCGGGATTGTTCGCCATCGCAGACCCGGTGAAAGCCTCGACGCCGGATGCGCTGAAGGCGCTGGCGGCCGAAGGCATCAAGGTCATCATGCTGACCGGCGACAACAGGACCACGGCGAACGCCGTCGCGCGCAGCCTTGGCATCGCTGATGTCGAGGCGGAAGTGCTGCCCGACCAGAAGAGTGCGGTGGTCGCAAAGCTGCAGCAGAGCGGGCGGATCGTCGCGATGGCCGGCGACGGCGTCAACGACGCGCCGGCGCTCGCTGCCGCCGAAGTCGGCATTGCCATGGGAACCGGCACCGACGTTGCGATGGAAAGCGCAGGGATCACGCTGCTGAAGGGCGATCTCGGCGGCATCGTCCGCGCCCGCCGCCTGTCGCAGGCGACCATGCACAATATCCGCCAGAACCTGTTCTTCGCCTTCATCTACAACGCCGCCGGCATCCCGATCGCCGCAGGGATTCTTTATCCGGCTTTTGGATTGCTGCTGTCGCCGATCATTGCGGCGGCTGCGATGGCGCTGTCTTCAGTGAGCGTCGTCGGCAACGCGCTGCGGCTGCGGATGACGCGGCTGTAGTGCCCGGCATCGGAGGCGGAAGGGTAAAGGGCGACACTCTCACCGCACGGACGGTGAGCTCCCGTGTTGACTCAGTAAACGCCGTCAAGCTGCCCTCGCCGTCCCGCCCGGCAAGCCTGCCCGCGCCAGTCCGCCATAGAGCGCCTCGCCCGGCATCTCCGATTTCAATATCGAGCGCACCGCCACCAGCTTCTCGATATCAATCCCGGTGGCAAATCCCTTGCTCTCGCACAGGAACACCAGATCCTCGAACACGACGTTCCCGGTCGCGCCCGGCGCGAACGGGCAGCCGCCGAGGCCGCCCAGCGATCCATCCAGCACGCGTGCGCCGGCATCGAGCGCGGCCGAGGCGTTGGCGATGCCCATGCCTCTCGTATCGTGCAAGTGAATGCAGATCGGCTTCTTGCCTGCGATCTTCACCGCACCCGCGGTCAATTCGCCGACCTGCTTCGGCCCGGCGTAACCAACCGTATCGGCAATCGCGACCATGTCGACGCCGGCCTCGAACAGCTTTTCCGTCAGCCGCAGCACTTCCTTGGGATCGACTGCTCCCACGATCGAACAGCCCAGCGCCATCGAGATCGCGGAATTCACCACCGGCTTGTGCGCGCTGGCATCGCGCAACTCGCAGAGCCGCTTGACGTTGGCAACGGCCGACTCGCGCGAGCGGTTGGCATTGGCCCGGTTGTGCTCTTCCGTCGCCGAGACCACCGTCGCCACTTCGGCAACGCCTGAGGCCAGCGCCTCGTTGACCCCGCGTTCGTTCAGCGTCAGCGCAATGCCGTAGGCGCCGGGCAGCGAGGCCACGGTCCCAATGATGTCGCGCACGTCGGCAAATTGCGGAAAGGTTTTTGCCGGCAGGAACGAGCCGACCTCGAAGTGCCGCACGCCTGCGGCATATTCATCGCGCATCCAGCGCTGCTTCGCTTCCGTCGACGGAAATGTCTTCACGAGCTGCAGGCCGTCGCGCAGGCCCACCTCGCGCAGCACGATCTTGTTGTCGGGATAGACTTCCTGGACGCGGGTCATGGCAGCCTCATGCGGCGTTGTTCTTGCAAGACGGGTTTTGCTTGTCGAGTTCGGCGCTGATAGCCTCGGTATCGGCGCCCAGCGCCGGCACCTTCAGCCCTTCACCGATATTGCCGCCGTTCCACTCCACCGGCAACGCCGGAACGTGGAACGGCGCGCCGTCGGCGTTGAAATTCTGCACCAGCCCGCCGGGGCGCAGCACATGCGGGTCCTGCAGCAGATCCTCGGGGCGGTTGATCGGTGCATAGGCAATGTTCAGCGCATCGAGCTTTTTCGAGAGATCGGCGATCTTCCAGCCTTTGACCACTTCAGCGACACGCGGAATGATTCTCCCACGCGCCAGGATCCGATCCGTGGTGTTGCGCAAGCTCGGATCGTCGGCAAATTCCTGCAGTCCGAACTCCCGGCAGAAACTCCACCAGTGCCCCTCCGTGACAACGCCGATAAAGATGCGCTCGCCGTCCGCGGTGTCGAAGATGTCGTAGATCGGCCAGGCATGCTCGCGCTCCGGCATCGAGCGCGGCTTCCGGCCGGTCATCTCATATTCGACCATGTGCTGGGCAACCAGGAACAGGCAGTTCTCGAAAAGTCCGATGCGGATGTCTGCGCCGTCCCGCTTGCCGCCGCGCTTCTCGTAGAGCGCGGCGAGGATCGCAATCGCGCCGAACATGCCGCCCATGATGTCGTTGGCGGAGGAGCCGACGCGTTGCGGCTTTTCGCGCGTGCCGGTCATGGCGGCGAGCCCCGACATCATCTGCACGACTTCGTCGAGCGCCGGGCGATGCGCGTAAGGACCGGAGAGAAAGCCCTTGTGACCGGCGACGATCAGATGCGGATGCTTTCGGCGCAACTCCTCGGAGCCAAGCCCCTGTTTTTCGAGCAGGCCGTCGCGGAAATTTTCAACGAACACGTCGGCGCTTTCGAGCAGCCGGTGCATGGTCTCGCGATCCTCTGCTTTGGCAAAATCGAGCACGACGCTGCGTTTTCCCCGGTTGAACAGCGGGAAGAACGAGGTTCCCATGCCGCCGAGCGAGCGGGTTTTGTCGCCGACGGGCGGCTCGACCTTGATGACCTCGGCGCCCAGTTGCGCGAGGATCATGCCGCAGGTGGGGCCCATCACCATATGGGTCATCTCGACGACCCTCACGCCGTCAAGCGGCAGTCCCGTTCCGGTCATCGCGACACCTCCGTGCTGATGGGCCGTGCGCCGCCCTGGTCAGGCATTCGGCCATCATCCGAACATTCCAATACCCGAAATGTGCATTCGCCGTTTTGGAATACAACCGCCATGGGCGAGTGCCTGTATTGCGGTCCGCGACAAGCCGTCCGGCGCCCGGGTCCTCGCCCCGCCCTCTTGCCGAAGCGCCCGCTTATATCTACCTCTCGCGAGGGTTTTCACGAGAGGTTGAACCGCCATGTTGGACGCCGCCGTCAAGGCGCTTTCGCAGATCCTGTCGCCACCGATGCGCACCATCCTGTGGCGCTCGATCGGGCTGGCGCTGGTGCTGATCACGGTGCTGGCCATTGGCTTGCAGCGCGCGCTGAGCTGGTTTGCCGACTACGGCGAGGGCTGGGCGGAGGCGATGCTCGGGCCTGGGTTCCACACCACGCTGCACGTCCTGTCATGGATCATCTCGATCGCGGCTGGCCTAGGTGTCGTGCTCGGCGGCATTTTCCTGATGCCGGCGGTCACCTCGCTGGTGGCTAGCGTGTTCGTCGACGACGTCGCCGAGCATGTCGAGCGCGAACATTATCCGGCGGAACGCCCGGGCGACGCGCTGCCGCTCGGCGTCGCGATTCCCGAGGGCATCAAGACGGCGCTGCTGACCATTTTGGTCTATTTGATCGCGCTGCCCTTCGTGCTGTTCGCCGGCGCCGGCTTCCTGATCTTCTTCATTGCCACCGCCTGGCTGCTCGGCCGCGAATATTTCGAACTCGCGGCGATGCGCTTCCGCTCACCGGCGGAAGCCAAGGCGATGCGCAAGGACAACGCGGCGACCGTGTTCACCGCCGGCCTGTTCATCGCGGCCTTCGTGTCGATCCCGATCGTCAATCTGGCAACGCCCGTGTTCGGCATGGCCTTCATGGTCCATATGCACAAGCGCCTGTCTGGGCCGCGGCCCGAATTGATCGAGCCAGGACGACGAACCAGCGTTCCCACCGGCTAATTCCCTCCCGGCTCCGTCCGATCGCGCGCAAACGGCACCAGGAGCAATCCGGCAATCGCTACGCAGGCCAGCATCGCCCAGGCTTCGTTGACACAGAGCGCCAACGACGCCTTCTCGACCATCGGCCGTACGAACGCGACGGCGGCCTCGTCGGGCGGACCCGGCGGCCGGTTGGCGAGCAGCGTCGGATCGAGGCCGATCGCCTTCGCTGCGCTGACATCTCCCGCCAGCAGGCGAACGCGAAAATCCTCGGCATGGATTCCGCT
This portion of the Bradyrhizobium sp. AZCC 2262 genome encodes:
- the nikR gene encoding nickel-responsive transcriptional regulator NikR, with translation MQRITITIEDELLSEIDAAAEARGYQNRSEIIRDLARAGLQQSAEDAPQSGQCVAALVYVYDHAARDLSKRLVQNFHGHHDLSLATLHVHLDDDSCMEVTALKGASGEVRHLADHIIAERGVRYGRVVMIPTVSDKKPKARKHDHRHD
- a CDS encoding heavy metal translocating P-type ATPase; its protein translation is MNEDKKGACCGGHSHADHGHHDHHAHTVATVHDPVCGMTVNPATSKHRFEYKGETFHFCSAGCRTKFAADPVSYLEKDSRPKAAVPEGTIYTCPMHPEIRQVGPGSCPICGMALEPEVANLDAPPNPELADMTRRFWIGLVLALPAVVLEMGGHLVGGHGFLDQTLSNWIQFAFATPVVLWAGLPFFVRGWQSLVTRNLNMFTLIAVGTGVAYVYSVVGTIAPGTFPVTFRGHGGAVAVYFESAAVITVLVLLGQVLELRAREATSSAIKALLQLAPKTARRIGDDGVDHEVEIDSLAVGDKLRVRPGEKVPVDGVILEGRSSLDESLVTGESMPVTREAGSKVIAGTLNQSGGFVMRADKVGRDTLLSQIVKMVADAQRSRAPIQRLADQVSGWFVPIVILVALIAFGAWAWFGPEPRMAFGLVAAVSVLIIACPCALGLATPMSIMVGVGHGAQAGVLIKNAEALERMEKIDTLVVDKTGTLTEGKPKVVAIVPAEGFEEIDILRLAAGVERASEHPLADAIVRAAKERNLDLGKVEEFNSPTGKGATGKVDGKAIVLGNANFLQSLGIDAQSLNDQGERLRGDGATVINMAVDGKLAGLFAIADPVKASTPDALKALAAEGIKVIMLTGDNRTTANAVARSLGIADVEAEVLPDQKSAVVAKLQQSGRIVAMAGDGVNDAPALAAAEVGIAMGTGTDVAMESAGITLLKGDLGGIVRARRLSQATMHNIRQNLFFAFIYNAAGIPIAAGILYPAFGLLLSPIIAAAAMALSSVSVVGNALRLRMTRL
- a CDS encoding CaiB/BaiF CoA transferase family protein, whose product is MTGTGLPLDGVRVVEMTHMVMGPTCGMILAQLGAEVIKVEPPVGDKTRSLGGMGTSFFPLFNRGKRSVVLDFAKAEDRETMHRLLESADVFVENFRDGLLEKQGLGSEELRRKHPHLIVAGHKGFLSGPYAHRPALDEVVQMMSGLAAMTGTREKPQRVGSSANDIMGGMFGAIAILAALYEKRGGKRDGADIRIGLFENCLFLVAQHMVEYEMTGRKPRSMPEREHAWPIYDIFDTADGERIFIGVVTEGHWWSFCREFGLQEFADDPSLRNTTDRILARGRIIPRVAEVVKGWKIADLSKKLDALNIAYAPINRPEDLLQDPHVLRPGGLVQNFNADGAPFHVPALPVEWNGGNIGEGLKVPALGADTEAISAELDKQNPSCKNNAA
- a CDS encoding sulfate transporter family protein is translated as MLDAAVKALSQILSPPMRTILWRSIGLALVLITVLAIGLQRALSWFADYGEGWAEAMLGPGFHTTLHVLSWIISIAAGLGVVLGGIFLMPAVTSLVASVFVDDVAEHVEREHYPAERPGDALPLGVAIPEGIKTALLTILVYLIALPFVLFAGAGFLIFFIATAWLLGREYFELAAMRFRSPAEAKAMRKDNAATVFTAGLFIAAFVSIPIVNLATPVFGMAFMVHMHKRLSGPRPELIEPGRRTSVPTG
- a CDS encoding metal-sensitive transcriptional regulator, which gives rise to MRKDIKASCQKRLSRIEGQVRGLSKMVDEDRYCIDIVTQISAVRAALRRVEEEVLRDHVSHCVEHAITSGSKADQREKIAELMAVIGRSDR
- a CDS encoding hydroxymethylglutaryl-CoA lyase, which codes for MTRVQEVYPDNKIVLREVGLRDGLQLVKTFPSTEAKQRWMRDEYAAGVRHFEVGSFLPAKTFPQFADVRDIIGTVASLPGAYGIALTLNERGVNEALASGVAEVATVVSATEEHNRANANRSRESAVANVKRLCELRDASAHKPVVNSAISMALGCSIVGAVDPKEVLRLTEKLFEAGVDMVAIADTVGYAGPKQVGELTAGAVKIAGKKPICIHLHDTRGMGIANASAALDAGARVLDGSLGGLGGCPFAPGATGNVVFEDLVFLCESKGFATGIDIEKLVAVRSILKSEMPGEALYGGLARAGLPGGTARAA